A single window of Montipora capricornis isolate CH-2021 chromosome 14, ASM3666992v2, whole genome shotgun sequence DNA harbors:
- the LOC138032788 gene encoding uncharacterized protein has translation MDRIVGNFLLWLSVFFLIIHSIQGTENGKVSLQLPGNDNYQCQYVYFSRPFPNGYLPVRVFTSVNHGNDSAEVHDSVLVWVEEVSTTRFKACVVAGGQGSGANSTIDWLAFQGYQPGVQHGQARFALFTTGTKCTRVTFSQVFSTEPEIQATIQHGNLDQKKDAMNVWIESISRSHFVVCLRESRTFDGPHSNLIVNWMAYENYPTLWKVKESSKILFSNYEIPLAQENYALCKSFNFTEPFYGPPKVLTTAVKSIKNNSNPLWAVKGPLISWVEEIDRTHFRLCIKDYAGIDGQRDNLEVHYLVIGDYDPCNNASCKYHSKPVSLSSQRCDCVCESSCPSYQEEMCASNGRTFRNLCLLQKEICETHSNYTHYHPGSCAGFPLQKGRHQFKNHPSWAEDQCETIQFEPFIFYPHQKIFI, from the exons ATGGACCGCATTGTAGGAAATTTCCTGCTTTGGCTGAGCGTTTTCTTCTTGATAATCCATAGCATTCAAG GGACCGAGAATGGAAAAGTTTCTCTGCAGCTGCCAGGCAACGATAATTATCAGTGCCAGTACGTGTATTTCAGTCGACCTTTCCCTAACGGTTACCTTCCTGTCCGTGTGTTTACGTCAGTTAATCACGGAAACGATTCAGCGGAAGTCCACGATTCCGTTCTGGTATGGGTCGAAGAGGTTTCCACAACCCGTTTCAAGGCGTGTGTTGTGGCAGGCGGGCAAGGATCCGGTGCAAACAGCACCATCGATTGGCTCGCTTTTCAAGGCTACCAGCCAGGTGTCCAACATGGACAAGCGAGATTCGCCCTTTTTACAACCGGAACAAAATGCACCCGAGTGACTTTTTCTCAG GTTTTTTCAACGGAACCTGAAATCCAAGCTACTATTCAACACGGAAACCTTGATCAAAAGAAGGATGCAATGAACGTTTGGATCGAAAGTATTTCCAGGTCGCACTTCGTGGTTTGCTTAAGAGAGTCAAGAACATTTGATGGGCCTCATAGCAATCTGATTGTG AACTGGATGGCATACGAAAATTATCCAACGCTCTGGAAAGTTAAGGAGTCGTCCAAGATCTTGTTTTCTAACTATGAGATACCATTAGCTCAGGAAAATTACGCGTTATGTAAG AGTTTCAACTTTACGGAACCATTCTATGGACCACCAAAGGTACTTACAACAGCAGTCAAGAGCATCAAAAACAACTCCAATCCACTCTGGGCCGTAAAGGGCCCGTTAATATCCTGGGTGGAG GAGATTGACCGCACTCATTTTCGTCTGTGCATCAAAGACTATGCTGGGATTGATGGCCAGAGAGACAATTTGGAAGTTCATTATCTGGTTATTGGAG ATTATGATCCTTGCAACAATGCAAGCTGCAAGTATCACAGCAAACCAGTGTCGTTATCTTCCCAACGATGCGATTGCGTTTGTGAAAGCAGCTGTCCGTCTTATCAAGAAGAGATGTGTGCTTCTAACGGTCGTACATTCAGAAACTTGTGCTTGCTGCAGAAAGAGATTTGCGAGACGCATTCTAATTACACCCACTATCACCCAGGAAGTTGTGCAG gTTTTCCTTTGCAGAAAGGTAGACATCAGTTCAAGAATCACCCTTCCTGGGCAGAAGATCAGTGTGAAACCATTCAATTTGAACCATTCATATTTTACCCTCACCAAAAGATCTTCATATAG